The Cryptococcus gattii WM276 chromosome B, complete sequence genome has a segment encoding these proteins:
- a CDS encoding Serine/threonine-protein kinase, putative (Similar to TIGR gene model, INSD accession AAW40744.1), translated as MLSSFKQILRHGKHAQQASPSPQPDTKSGRSKTAQAQQQQAQPQQPSQPQQQHRRNDEYSSRLTTSTAQQNKVPAVSPNYREEAEKIVADERAQSEKMPVYAGLEEFKLIEKMGDGAFSNVYKAVDRKSGQKVAVKVVRKYELNQSQHGNKHLNANFKKRGPRVTERANILKEVQIMRGIDHPSIVKLLKFFESDEYYFLVLELMEGGELFHQIVKLTYFSEALSRHVILQVAEGIRYLHEERGVVHRDIKPENLLFERIPIIPSRNPIHRPYDEEKEDEGEFQPGIGGGEIGRVKIADFGLSKIVWDEQTMTPCGTVGYTAPEIVKDERYSKSVDMWALGCVLYTLLCGFPPFYDESINVLTEKVARGYYTFLSPWWDDISHSAKDLISHLLCVDPAQRYTIDEFLAHPWIRDAAPPPPPTARPVPSEAPMYSPLLASIRAGNREARSPGVGALKEAFDVTYAVHRMEEEGARRRAYNGPGGAGQRGFLQGLNEEAEEEDEQAQVEEARRKHGEAVARQIQEHRGRAAANAAAGIKEPPVTNYVGRGGANRREAEAVIYDGRAGQRDRGRDGKSAGGFDLDLNNATLLGRRGKKVAPSPLAQQVQAGQ; from the exons AGATCCTTCGTCACGGGAAGCATGCTCAACAGGCGTCTCCGAGCCCCCAGCCTGATACGAAGAGCGGCCGATCAAAAACTGCTCAGGCTCAGCAGCAACAGGCTCAACCCCAACAACCATCCCAGCCCCAGCAACAACATCGCCGCAATGACGAATACAGCTCAAGACTTACAACGAGCACTG CTCAACAAAACAAGGTACCGGCTGTTTCACCCAACTATAGGGAAGAAGCCGAAAAGATCGTTGCCGATGAGAGGGCACAAAGCGAAAAGATGCCTGTATATGCC GGACTTGAAGAATTCAAGTTGATAGAAAAAATGGGCGACGGCGCCTTTTCTAATGTATACAAAGCTGTCGATCGCAAGAGCGGTCAAAAAGTGGCCGTCAAGGTTGTTCGCAAGTATGAACTCAATCAGTCACAG CACGGCAACAAGCATTTGAACGCCAACTTCAAGAAGAGGGGACCGAGGGTCACAGAG CGTGCCAATATTCTCAAGGAAGTCCAGATCATGCGTGGTATTGACCACCCTAGTATCGTCAAGCTTTTGAAATTCTTTGAAAGCGACGAATATTACTTCTTGGTCCTTGAGC TGATGGAGGGCGGCGAATTATTCCATCAGATCGTCAAGCTCACCTACTTTTCCGAGGCTCTTTCTCGCCACGTCATCCTGCAAGTCGCTGAAGGTATTCGATACCTGCACGAGGAGCGAGGTGTTGTGCATCG TGATATTAAGCCCGAAAATCTCTTGTTCGAACGCATCCCAATTATTCCCTCTCGTAATCCTATACATCGGCCGTATGAtgaggaaaaagaagatgaaggagaatTCCAACCTGGGATTGGGGGAGGTGAGATCGGTAGGGTGAAGATTGCCGATTTCGGATTGTCAAAGATTGTATGGGATGAGCAGACCATGACCCCATGCGGTACCGTCGGATACACTGCTCCCGAAATCGTCAAAGACGAAAGATATAGTAAGAGCGTCGACATGTGGGCTCTTGGTTGTGTCTTGTATACGCTTCTCTGTGGTTTTCCTC CCTTCTACGACGAAAGCATCAACGTTCTTACAGAGAAAGTTGCTCGGGGTTATTACACCTTCCTGAGCCCCTGGTGGGACGACATTTCCCATTCGGCGAAAGACCTAATCTCCCATCTCCTTTGCGTTGACCCCGCTCAGCGATATACCATTGACGAGTTCCTTGCTCATCCTTGGATCCGAGATgctgctcctcctcctcctcccactGCTCGCCCTGTGCCCAGCGAGGCTCCCATGTACTCTCCTCTCCTTGCATCTATCCGTGCTGGTAACCGTGAGGCCCGCTCTCCAGGAGTTGGCGCGCTCAAAGAAGCCTTTGACGTCACTTACGCCGTTCATCGtatggaagaagagggcGCTCGACGTCGTGCTTACAATGGTCCAGGCGGTGCTGGTCAGCGCGGTTTCTTGCAAGGCCTGAATGAAGaggctgaagaagaagacgagcAGGCGCAGGTTGAGGAAGCTCGTAGGAAGCATGGGGAAGCTGTGGCCCGTCAAATCCAAGAACATCGTGGTCGTGCAGCTGCCAATGCGGCTGCTGGTATCAAAGAACCACCTGTGACCAACTATGTCGGTCGTGGAGGTGCCAACAGGAGAGAAGCTGAAGCAGTGATTTACGATGGCCGAGCGGGGCAAAGGGATAGGGGCAGGGATGGTAAAAGTGCAGGAGGGTTCGACTTGGATCTTAATAACGCAACATTACTTGGCaggagaggaaaaaagGTTGCCCCAAGTCCTCTAGCACAGCAGGTGCAAGCTGGCCAATGA